The region GGACGGGTGCGCGGAAGCCAGCCACCAGGCGGGGGGAGTAGATTCTTCGGTCGCCGCCCGGCTTTATCGCGTTGAGAAGGTCCGGCGCAGCGGCTCCCTCAGAATGACAGTCGAGACGAGGGCCGGCCGTTCCTGGGCACTGGGCACTGGGCACTGGGCACTGGGCACTGGGCACTACCAGTCGTAGAAGCCCCGCCCGCTCTTCTTCCCCAGCCGTCCCTCGGCGACCATGCGGCGCAGGATCTCGGGCGGCCGGTACTGCTCGCCGCCCAGCTCGCCGTGCAGGTACTCGGCGATTCCCAGGCGCACGTCGAGGCCGACCAGGTCGGTCAGCTTGAGCGGGCCCATCGGGTGGTTGTAGCCCAGCTCCATCGCCCGGTCGATGTCCTGCGGGCTCGCCACGCCCTGCTCCACCATCCGCATGGCCTCCAGCCCCAGCACCACGCCCAGGCGCGACGAGGCGAACCCCGGCGTGTCGGTCACCACGATCGGCTCCTTGCCGATCCTGCGCGCGTACTCGAGCGAGGCGTCCAGCGTCTCCCGCGACGTCCGCTCCCCGCGCACCACCTCCAGCAGCTTCATGATGTGCACGGGGTTGAAGAAGTGCAGCCCGATCACCCGCTCGGGCGCCCCCGTGGCCTCGGCGATCCGGGTGACGCTGAGCGACGAGGTGTTGGTGGCCAGGATCGCGTCCGCGGGCGCGGCGGCGTGGGCTTCCGAGAAGACCTCGCGCTTGAGCTCCATCCGCTCGGGGACGGCCTCCACCATCAGCCAGGCGCCCGCCACCGCCTCGGCCACGCTCGCGGGCGCCGGGCGGAAGCGGCCGAGCGCGGCGCCGGCGTCCTCGACGGTCAGCTTGCCGCGCTCCACGCCCTTGTCGAGGTTGTCGCGGATCTTC is a window of Longimicrobium sp. DNA encoding:
- a CDS encoding 3-hydroxyacyl-CoA dehydrogenase family protein produces the protein MADEQNGTVAVIGAGTMGHGIAQVSAMAGYGVVLFDPVPGAVESALAKIRDNLDKGVERGKLTVEDAGAALGRFRPAPASVAEAVAGAWLMVEAVPERMELKREVFSEAHAAAPADAILATNTSSLSVTRIAEATGAPERVIGLHFFNPVHIMKLLEVVRGERTSRETLDASLEYARRIGKEPIVVTDTPGFASSRLGVVLGLEAMRMVEQGVASPQDIDRAMELGYNHPMGPLKLTDLVGLDVRLGIAEYLHGELGGEQYRPPEILRRMVAEGRLGKKSGRGFYDW